One stretch of Zhihengliuella flava DNA includes these proteins:
- a CDS encoding YlxR family protein has product MSEHHSPQRTCIGCRRVDDQAALLRWVLDRETTPFTVVPDPARRKSGRGAWMHPQPECAAIIVKKRAFARAFRAPVPTPDESVMHAAIDAFATCGRAEANVQPESGSED; this is encoded by the coding sequence GTGAGCGAGCACCACAGCCCGCAACGGACGTGCATTGGATGCCGTCGTGTTGATGACCAGGCTGCGCTGCTGCGCTGGGTCCTGGATCGGGAAACAACACCCTTCACCGTTGTCCCCGATCCCGCTCGGCGCAAGTCCGGTCGGGGTGCTTGGATGCATCCGCAGCCGGAGTGTGCCGCCATCATCGTCAAGAAGCGGGCGTTCGCCCGGGCCTTTCGTGCCCCGGTGCCGACGCCGGATGAGTCGGTGATGCACGCGGCCATCGACGCGTTCGCGACTTGCGGACGCGCCGAAGCAAACGTTCAACCTGAAAGCGGGTCAGAAGACTGA
- the nusA gene encoding transcription termination factor NusA, translating to MDIDMSALRLLVSERGVELEQVIPTIEQALLAAYHKTPGAFSRARAEMDPKSGHVTIWADEIEKDGTVVGQFDDTPEGFGRVAASTARQVIMQRLRDAEDDKVLGRFKGREGQLVSGQIQQGNNPHMVQVDLGEIEALLPPPEQVPGESYPHGGRLRAYVTSVTKGTKGPSVTLSRTHPNLVKELFKLEVPEIADGSVSIIAVAREAGHRSKIAVHATKAGINAKGACIGEMGTRVRAVMNDLNDEKIDIVDFSEDPATFIGSALSPSKVSSVTIVDEASRQARVIVPESQLSLAIGKEGQNARLAAKLTGWRIDIVSDAQAAAGR from the coding sequence ATGGATATCGATATGAGCGCGCTGCGCCTCTTGGTCAGTGAGCGGGGGGTCGAGCTGGAGCAGGTCATCCCGACCATCGAGCAGGCCCTTCTGGCCGCTTACCACAAGACCCCCGGAGCCTTCTCTCGCGCCCGCGCCGAAATGGACCCCAAGAGCGGCCACGTGACGATTTGGGCGGACGAGATCGAAAAGGACGGCACCGTCGTCGGGCAGTTTGACGACACCCCGGAGGGCTTCGGACGCGTTGCGGCATCGACGGCGCGTCAGGTCATCATGCAGCGTCTGCGCGACGCCGAGGATGACAAGGTGCTGGGTCGCTTCAAGGGCCGCGAGGGCCAATTGGTCTCCGGCCAGATTCAGCAGGGCAACAATCCGCACATGGTGCAGGTGGACCTCGGCGAGATCGAGGCCCTCCTGCCTCCTCCCGAGCAGGTTCCAGGCGAGTCCTACCCGCACGGAGGCCGTCTGCGCGCCTACGTCACCTCGGTGACCAAGGGCACCAAGGGGCCATCAGTCACGCTCTCGCGGACGCACCCGAACCTCGTCAAAGAGCTGTTCAAGCTCGAGGTTCCCGAGATCGCGGATGGTTCCGTGAGCATCATCGCCGTGGCCCGTGAGGCGGGGCACCGCAGCAAGATCGCCGTCCACGCCACCAAGGCTGGCATTAATGCCAAGGGAGCCTGCATCGGCGAGATGGGCACCCGCGTGCGCGCGGTGATGAATGATCTGAATGACGAGAAGATCGACATTGTTGACTTCAGCGAGGATCCGGCGACGTTCATCGGCTCGGCGCTGTCCCCGTCCAAGGTGTCCTCGGTCACGATTGTGGATGAGGCGTCGCGTCAAGCGCGCGTCATCGTCCCCGAGAGCCAGCTATCGCTGGCCATCGGCAAGGAGGGGCAGAACGCCCGACTCGCGGCGAAGTTGACCGGTTGGCGTATTGACATCGTCTCCGATGCTCAGGCGGCAGCCGGACGATAG
- the rimP gene encoding ribosome maturation factor RimP, with product MWEELMPGTPENAQPEADRLTEYLRPTVASHGLILEEVELRRSGTHRVVHVVVDRETGTDGVDLDTIAEVSESVSRALDQDPQDSEAPYDLEVSSFGVSRPLTEPRHWRRNLGRMVTARIAGADNVTGRLREVTDGGVVLVPEIQPKKGMKPKPGDPVSLPFEQVVHGKVEVEFNRPDPGAETILDSNEEA from the coding sequence ATGTGGGAGGAACTGATGCCCGGCACGCCGGAGAACGCCCAACCAGAGGCGGACCGCCTCACGGAGTACCTGAGGCCCACGGTTGCCTCCCACGGCCTGATCCTCGAGGAAGTCGAGCTGCGCCGGTCGGGAACGCACCGCGTGGTGCACGTGGTGGTTGATCGTGAAACCGGTACAGACGGCGTCGACCTGGACACGATCGCCGAGGTCTCTGAGTCCGTCTCCCGCGCCCTTGATCAGGACCCGCAGGACTCCGAGGCCCCCTACGATCTCGAGGTGTCCTCGTTCGGCGTGAGTCGCCCGCTGACCGAGCCGCGCCACTGGCGCCGGAATCTGGGCCGTATGGTGACCGCCAGGATCGCCGGCGCGGACAACGTCACCGGACGCCTCCGTGAGGTCACGGACGGTGGCGTGGTGTTGGTGCCGGAGATCCAGCCCAAGAAGGGCATGAAGCCCAAGCCCGGCGATCCCGTGAGCCTGCCGTTCGAGCAGGTCGTTCACGGCAAGGTAGAAGTGGAATTTAATCGCCCAGACCCGGGCGCCGAGACGATTCTCGACAGCAACGAGGAGGCCTGA
- a CDS encoding sulfite exporter TauE/SafE family protein, giving the protein MELFAPDAYGWLTGSGLEAIQLGTLLLIIVVGFAAGWVDAVVGGGGLVQLPALLLVPGITPVQALATNKMGSIFGTTTSAVTYYRRVHPDLRTAIPMALIALAGSFGGAMIAAVLPAEVIKPVIVAALVAVAIFTAVKPTVGELTQLRHSGRRHHAVAALIGLIIGFYDGLLGPGTGSFLIIALVVFLGYNFLESSAKAKLVNMATNLGALAFFLPSGHLLWGLGLVLGLANMVGGYVGARMAISKGSKFIRVIFLIVVTVLIARLGYDVVADFAA; this is encoded by the coding sequence GTGGAGCTGTTCGCGCCCGATGCGTACGGGTGGCTGACGGGTTCCGGGCTGGAGGCCATCCAGCTCGGAACCCTGCTGCTCATCATCGTCGTAGGGTTCGCCGCGGGCTGGGTCGACGCGGTGGTCGGCGGCGGCGGATTGGTGCAGTTACCGGCCCTCTTGCTGGTGCCCGGCATCACGCCCGTCCAGGCGCTGGCCACCAACAAGATGGGCTCCATCTTTGGCACCACCACGAGCGCCGTGACGTACTACCGGCGGGTCCATCCGGACCTGCGCACGGCGATTCCGATGGCGCTGATCGCGCTCGCCGGAAGCTTCGGCGGCGCCATGATCGCGGCGGTCCTGCCGGCCGAGGTGATCAAGCCGGTCATCGTCGCCGCGCTCGTGGCGGTGGCCATTTTCACCGCGGTCAAGCCGACCGTGGGGGAGTTGACCCAGCTCCGCCACAGCGGGCGCCGCCATCACGCGGTCGCCGCGCTCATTGGCCTCATCATCGGTTTCTACGACGGCCTCTTGGGTCCGGGGACTGGGTCCTTCCTGATCATCGCCCTCGTGGTGTTCCTCGGCTACAACTTTCTCGAATCCTCGGCCAAGGCCAAGCTCGTCAACATGGCGACGAACCTTGGTGCGCTCGCGTTCTTTCTGCCGAGCGGCCACCTCTTGTGGGGACTGGGGCTCGTTCTCGGCCTCGCGAACATGGTGGGCGGGTACGTGGGCGCCCGGATGGCCATCAGCAAGGGCAGCAAGTTCATCCGCGTGATCTTCCTGATCGTCGTGACCGTGCTCATCGCGCGCTTGGGGTACGACGTCGTGGCCGACTTCGCGGCCTAA
- a CDS encoding proline--tRNA ligase — protein sequence MALRLSTLFLRTLRDNPADAEVASHQLLMRAGYIRRAAPGIYTWLPMGLKVLAKVEAIVREEMNAIGGQEVSFPALLPREPYEATGRWEEYGEGLFRLQDRKDADYLLAPTHEEMFTLLVKDLYNSYKDLPVYLYQIQQKYRDEARPRAGLLRGREFVMKDSYSFTIDDEGLEEAYQKHRAAYLKIFERLGLEVVPVAATAGAMGGSTSEEFLHPTPIGEDTFVRSAGGYAANVEAVSTVVPEEIPYDDAASFQVRHTPNTPTIATLVDAANEIAPREDGQWTAADTLKNVALTIVHPSGARQVVIVGVPGDRGVDLKRVQANIGLLMEISGEVSVEQASDEDLRSHPLLVKGYMGPGLGLDHQVLGSEGATGLTYLVDPRVVSGTTWITGANVRGQHVFGLVAGRDFTWDGTIEACEVREGDEAPDGSGPLQTARGIELGHIFQLGRKYAEALHLRVLDANGKQATVTMGSYGIGVTRAVAAIAEHYHDDQGLIWPRSVAPADVHVLVTGKGDELIEGAEKIVADLESRGVEVLYDDRPKVSAGVKFGDAELIGIPTVVVVGRGFADGQIEVKDRATGERENVAVADVVDHVAGIVRG from the coding sequence GTGGCACTTCGCCTTTCCACCCTGTTCTTGCGCACGCTCCGGGACAACCCCGCAGACGCCGAAGTCGCAAGTCATCAGCTCCTAATGCGCGCCGGTTACATCCGCCGCGCCGCACCCGGCATTTACACGTGGCTGCCCATGGGGCTGAAGGTCCTGGCCAAGGTTGAGGCCATTGTGCGGGAGGAAATGAACGCGATTGGCGGCCAGGAAGTGTCCTTCCCAGCCCTACTGCCGCGTGAGCCGTACGAGGCCACGGGCCGGTGGGAAGAGTACGGCGAGGGCCTGTTCCGCCTGCAGGACCGCAAGGACGCGGATTACCTGCTGGCCCCCACACACGAGGAAATGTTCACCCTGCTGGTGAAGGACCTCTACAACTCGTACAAGGATCTGCCGGTTTACCTGTACCAGATCCAGCAGAAGTACCGCGATGAGGCCCGCCCGCGGGCCGGTCTGCTGCGCGGCCGCGAGTTCGTCATGAAGGATTCCTACTCCTTCACCATCGACGATGAGGGGCTGGAGGAGGCCTACCAGAAGCACCGCGCCGCCTACCTCAAGATTTTCGAGCGCCTCGGCCTCGAAGTGGTTCCCGTGGCCGCGACGGCCGGGGCCATGGGCGGCTCTACCTCCGAGGAGTTCCTGCACCCCACGCCGATTGGCGAGGACACGTTCGTGCGCTCCGCCGGCGGGTACGCGGCCAACGTGGAGGCCGTCAGCACCGTGGTGCCGGAGGAGATCCCGTACGACGACGCGGCCTCCTTCCAAGTCCGGCACACCCCGAATACGCCGACGATCGCCACGCTGGTCGACGCCGCGAATGAGATCGCACCTCGCGAGGACGGTCAGTGGACCGCTGCGGACACCCTGAAGAACGTCGCGCTCACCATCGTGCACCCGTCCGGGGCCCGGCAGGTCGTCATCGTGGGAGTCCCCGGGGATCGCGGAGTGGATCTGAAGCGGGTTCAGGCGAATATTGGCCTGCTGATGGAGATCAGCGGTGAGGTCTCGGTGGAGCAGGCCAGCGACGAGGACCTGCGCTCCCACCCGCTCCTGGTCAAGGGGTACATGGGCCCCGGGCTGGGGCTGGATCACCAGGTCCTCGGTAGCGAGGGCGCCACGGGGCTGACGTACCTCGTCGATCCGCGCGTCGTTTCCGGTACGACGTGGATTACCGGCGCCAACGTTCGCGGCCAGCACGTCTTCGGGCTGGTGGCCGGACGTGACTTCACGTGGGACGGGACTATCGAGGCGTGCGAAGTCCGGGAGGGCGACGAGGCGCCGGACGGTTCCGGGCCGCTGCAGACCGCCCGTGGCATTGAACTCGGGCACATCTTCCAGCTCGGCCGGAAGTACGCCGAGGCTCTGCATCTTCGGGTCTTGGATGCCAACGGCAAGCAAGCCACGGTCACGATGGGCTCCTACGGCATCGGCGTCACCCGCGCGGTCGCCGCGATCGCTGAGCACTACCACGACGATCAGGGGCTCATCTGGCCGCGCAGCGTCGCTCCCGCGGACGTGCACGTGCTTGTCACGGGCAAGGGCGATGAGCTGATCGAGGGGGCGGAGAAGATCGTCGCCGACCTCGAATCCCGCGGCGTTGAGGTGCTTTACGACGACCGCCCCAAGGTCTCCGCCGGCGTGAAGTTTGGTGACGCCGAGCTCATCGGCATCCCGACAGTCGTCGTCGTAGGCCGTGGCTTCGCCGACGGCCAGATCGAGGTTAAGGATCGCGCCACCGGCGAGCGGGAGAACGTCGCCGTCGCGGACGTCGTCGACCACGTGGCCGGCATCGTCCGCGGCTAA
- a CDS encoding benzoate/H(+) symporter BenE family transporter has product MLRFSQPITAGVMAAVTGFASSFAIVLAGLSAVGASATQLTSALLAVCLLNGVLAMALSWATRLPLSFAWSTPGAALLATAGAVTDQFDAAVGALIVTAALIVVTGCWPALGRLVGRIPASIAAAMLAGILFPICLAPVTASLELPAYALPIVVVWLAARRWAPRAAVPAAMLATAVAVAVYAWGTTPPPASALLPRLEFVAPAWDPAVIVALSVPLYIVTMAGQNLPGFTVLTTFGYRQPVATPVLLSSGAASGVGALFAAPTVNLAALSAAIVAGPEAGEERDHRWIAAFTGGATYVVLGLAAPFATLLVEAAPESLIQAAAGLALMTAMLNAVSTAFEREDQRLVALGTFLVVASGLTIAGIGSAFWGLLAGGALLLTLPRRR; this is encoded by the coding sequence ATGTTGAGGTTTTCGCAGCCCATCACCGCCGGCGTGATGGCCGCGGTGACCGGCTTCGCGTCGTCGTTCGCGATTGTCCTCGCCGGCCTCAGCGCAGTCGGTGCCAGCGCAACCCAACTCACCTCGGCGCTTCTGGCCGTGTGCCTGCTCAACGGCGTTCTGGCCATGGCGCTCAGCTGGGCTACACGCCTGCCGCTCTCCTTCGCCTGGTCCACGCCGGGAGCCGCGCTTCTGGCCACGGCGGGCGCGGTGACGGACCAGTTCGACGCCGCCGTGGGCGCCCTCATCGTGACCGCGGCCCTGATCGTGGTCACCGGGTGTTGGCCCGCGCTCGGCCGGCTGGTCGGCCGGATTCCGGCCTCGATCGCGGCGGCCATGCTGGCCGGAATCCTCTTCCCGATCTGCCTCGCCCCGGTGACCGCGTCGCTCGAGTTGCCCGCCTACGCCCTGCCGATCGTCGTCGTGTGGTTGGCGGCCCGCCGGTGGGCTCCACGCGCCGCGGTCCCGGCGGCGATGCTGGCCACGGCTGTCGCCGTGGCGGTTTACGCCTGGGGTACGACGCCGCCGCCCGCCTCCGCGCTGCTGCCGCGCCTCGAGTTCGTGGCGCCGGCGTGGGATCCGGCCGTGATCGTGGCCCTCTCCGTTCCGCTGTACATCGTGACGATGGCCGGGCAGAACCTGCCCGGATTCACCGTGTTGACCACGTTCGGGTACCGCCAGCCCGTGGCCACCCCGGTGCTGCTGTCCTCGGGCGCGGCCAGCGGCGTCGGCGCCCTGTTCGCGGCACCGACCGTGAATTTGGCGGCGCTGTCGGCGGCGATCGTCGCGGGGCCGGAAGCCGGCGAGGAGCGCGATCACCGCTGGATCGCCGCGTTCACCGGTGGCGCCACCTATGTGGTGCTCGGGCTGGCCGCGCCGTTCGCCACCCTGCTCGTCGAGGCGGCACCGGAGTCGCTCATTCAGGCGGCCGCCGGGCTGGCCCTCATGACGGCCATGCTGAACGCAGTCTCCACTGCGTTTGAGCGGGAGGACCAGCGGCTCGTCGCGCTCGGCACGTTCCTCGTCGTCGCCTCCGGCCTGACGATCGCGGGCATCGGCTCGGCGTTCTGGGGCCTGCTGGCCGGCGGGGCCCTCCTTCTCACGCTCCCCCGCCGGCGCTAG
- a CDS encoding AraC family transcriptional regulator produces the protein MHLWNDALELIEANLTEELNMADVARAAMTSEYHFRRMFSTLSGMPVSEYVRRRRMTVAAADILRGDGILDVAIRYGYTSAEAFTRAFRAVHGISPAQAREPGASLASQSRLSFHLRVEGTTPMNHRIVDLPATTLVGLRATVPVVYSGPNQAIIDFERSIPAEVRERMAALNDVEPRGLLSVTAGNQPDATEGSDVDYWRAAATTQDTPVEFEELHLPAGTWVVFEAEGQMPQVAQQLWADAATEWFPSNPYRWAPGPQLMTADLEPGSAQGTARLWIPIEPE, from the coding sequence GTGCACTTGTGGAACGACGCACTCGAGCTGATCGAAGCCAACCTCACCGAGGAACTGAACATGGCCGACGTCGCCCGCGCGGCGATGACCAGCGAATACCACTTCCGGCGAATGTTCTCCACGCTGTCCGGCATGCCGGTGTCCGAATACGTTCGGCGCCGCCGCATGACCGTAGCGGCCGCGGACATCCTGCGCGGGGACGGCATCCTCGACGTCGCCATCCGGTACGGGTACACCTCGGCCGAGGCGTTCACGCGGGCCTTCCGCGCCGTCCACGGGATCTCGCCGGCCCAGGCCCGCGAACCCGGTGCCAGCCTGGCGTCCCAGTCTCGTCTCTCATTTCATCTCCGAGTAGAAGGGACGACGCCGATGAACCATCGCATCGTTGACTTGCCAGCCACCACACTCGTCGGCCTCCGGGCCACCGTTCCCGTGGTGTATTCCGGCCCGAACCAGGCCATCATCGACTTCGAGCGCTCGATTCCTGCCGAGGTGCGCGAACGGATGGCGGCGCTGAACGACGTCGAACCGCGCGGGCTGCTGTCCGTGACGGCCGGGAACCAGCCGGACGCCACGGAGGGGAGCGACGTCGACTACTGGCGCGCGGCCGCGACCACTCAGGACACCCCGGTGGAATTCGAGGAACTGCACCTGCCGGCCGGCACGTGGGTGGTCTTTGAAGCCGAGGGGCAGATGCCGCAGGTCGCACAGCAGCTCTGGGCGGACGCGGCTACCGAATGGTTCCCGTCCAACCCCTACCGCTGGGCGCCGGGGCCGCAGCTCATGACCGCGGACCTGGAGCCGGGCAGCGCCCAGGGGACCGCGCGGCTTTGGATCCCCATCGAGCCTGAGTAG